Genomic segment of Populus nigra chromosome 14, ddPopNigr1.1, whole genome shotgun sequence:
TACATTTctactttgtttatttttgtagacAGGAAgcgagaagaagaagagtagaaatagaggaaaaaaagaaggatcgTCGTCCATCAGTGGAGAGCAGCTCCCTTTCACCACCGACCTCCGTCGTTCCCACCATCGCGCTGctctttccctttcccttctccttctcctttatTGTCTTTTGTATTCTTCACTGTTCTGCAATGTGAACAGTGGAAAGTGACCGGTCTCTAGCGTTTCCATTGTCCCTCAGCCCATCACCGCTGCACTGCTCTTCCACTTCCCTTTCTCCTTCGTTTGGGTTGTTCTCCACCGTTCTGcaaagtgaacagtggagagtgatCGGCCTCCAGCATTTCCATCGTCCCTCAGTCCATCACCGCTGCGCTGCTCTTCCCCTTCTCCTTTGTTTGGGCTGCTCTCCACCGTTCTGcaaagtgaacagtggagagtgaccCACCTTCAGCATTTCCATCGTCCCTCAGTCCATCACCGCCGCGTTGCGCTTCCCCTTCTCTTTCTCATTCATTTGGGCTGACTCCACTGTTCtgcaacgtgaacagtggagagtgaattacccttccccttccccttcatTTGGGCTGATCTCCCCCTTCTCCTTCGTTTGGGCTGCTCTCCACTGTTCTACAACGTGAACTGTGGAGAGTGTCTTCACTGCTCATGGCTGGACCGGTCTGACACAAACCTAAATGTGTTGGACTGGTTCGacccattaaaataaaaaaatccaaaaaatttctcatatattgtgttttattaaaaaaactggtGTTTAACATTAATCAATAGCATtacataattacattagaaggagatcgcatgatgacgtagcatttgcagaatttgattgcaatccTAGTTTTATTCCGATGATATTTTACTTAATATTGTTGTACGCTTAGGTAGTCATGGAAACTATAATCCTTGTCGGATAGATttcgtacgtgatgaaattACAGATAGTTTAACGGAACAATacacaatattttataaaaagtattgtttatttcataatgtaatagcagtagtttaatctataatattgaaattaaaaaccatcaatattaatatatatcatttttagttattttataaccttaatttcaaaagcattcttaaccaaacacactGAACAacttttttgttcaactttaattttaaccacagttttaaccaaacatatattttaacaactcaacttcaactaaaagtactttttataaaataattttttttaaaccacaaccacaaaaagCTACTATAATACCAAAAAGACATTTAAAcccatgttttatatttttgggtttaagtgtaaatcaatcattttcaaaaatataatcattgcctaataatattttaaaaaatatctaaaaaatattgaagtcaTTTTActgttttgaaaatgaaaaaaccatatatataataaatttagtctACAATGTTTACTACATGGTTTCTTCCACACCGACAGCACAATAGTCATTGTTAATGTGTGTCCACAATGTTATGTGGGCTGCGGGTTTCTTCCAATCCTTtaatagtttttgttaatgttaataataatataatataatataatataatatgcaACGCGACCCAAGTATAAGAGACAGTGGACAAGCAAACAGTGCCTACATCGGGTCTTACAAGAATAActtcttgtttttgtatttaaaaaattaaatttttttatattttcaattaatgtttttgatattttaaaattatatatcaaaaataaattttaaatttcaatatatttttaaatattttaaaaaataaccagtaCTATAACACTAAATGATCTCCAAGCATAACTATTAAACTCGGACCGGCCTATCAACCCGGACCGACGTGACAGGTCGACCCGATAGCTGAACCAGTCCAAGTAAAGCAAAAGACCAGGATGAACAAAAACTTGATTGACCTAGCGGGTTGACCTATAACTTGAACGACCCGGCAAAACCCGGttgaaacctatttttttttaaaatgtgttttttctcttagccaaagatcttttttttttattttttagttggttattaaccatttttaaagttcattatataaatattagaagaatttcttttttttttcaatgtgggatttgaaactttttagtatatatattttatgtttacaagaaaaaaaatgattttttcattgTAGGATTTGAAGCTTTTAGtgtatatactttatgtttacaagaaaaaaaattatattttttaatgtgaaataaaaaacctttttggtttaaaaacttcaatttaaaaagataacatattaacatagtatttttttaatgtaagataaataatattttgaaataattctttaaattttattatttataacatgtatagtctatatttatatgaattattttttaatttttttatataaaacattaaaattttaaatagttttttaattttttcagattgACTCGGATCAACTCATGTAATCTAAAACCCCACTCCTTAACCGGGACAACTGCGGTTCGGGTCTCATAACTATCTCCAAGTACCACACATCCACGTTCCTTTGAGCAACTCCCTTGGCTATATAAATACAATCAAAACCCCCAATTTCAAGCCCTAGATTTCTCAATCCTCTTATACTCTTGTTTCTCACTTCCCGTTTCGCAGCCAAAtcatcaaaaatcaaaacctaaaactgaatcaaaattacaaaaaaaaatacaccatgACTGATTATGAAGCAGAAAGATACGAAGGTAACGGCGGTGCCGACTTCGAAAACCAGAGTTACGGTGCCGGCGGCGCTGATTCCTCTCCCCCGCCTCGCGGCGCTGATGATCACAGCGATTCTAAGTCTGAGGTATAAACAGATGTAAATCATTTTGCTTAGACAGAAAAGCTGTTAAGATTgcgatttttcttttgtttttttggtagtTTAGTTAGGGTTTCCGTTTGTTTCTATTTGAGAATATGAGCTACGTGATGTTATTGTTTTAGCTTTAGTTATTGATAGAAAGCTTGTAGTTGCTGCATTTGCTGATTTAGGGTTTTAACTGGAAGAAACACGGAGCAACGTAAATAACATGAATTGGTTCCTGTTGGCCTGTTTTGTCATGccttaagattattttttcgaATTAACAGTGTATCTTTTTCCTATGCTAGCTATGGATTTGGTGTTTGTAAATGCTGGTTACACTTGTGGATATTGCTTTTGTTTGTTCTAATTTTGTTAAGTCTGTTGATATCTGATGCTATGTCAAGTTTTTGTTTAGACACGTGAAACATTATGCAGTTATTGGATTTACAGATGTTTATTGTTTGttagttttgtattttggtTCTTGATGTAGACAGCCCTTTTGTTGTAAATGATTttgtgggtttttgtttttggttggtAATGTGTACCACATATCCTTTTTATTGGGATCTTACTAGCACAATGCATGAATTTCAGCGTGGGTCTCGTGACTATGAGAGGGAGTCTTCAAAAAGTAGGGAAAAAGAGAGAAGCAGGGACAGGGACAGAGGTAGAGATAGGGAAAGAGATCGAGACAAGGATAGGGAGAAAAGCAAGGACAGGGATAGAGATAGGGACCGAGACAAGGATCGTCATCGTGATCGTGATCGTGATCGCCATAGAGATCGCACTGAAAGGAGGGAACGGGGTCGAGATAGGGATGGTGATGATTATCACCGAAGCCGAGACTATGACAGGTAATAAAAtctgattattttttgaatgcTGAGTTTTAAGTATTGTCTTCTATATACTATTCTGTTCTTTATTATGTTAAGTGCTGGATAAGTGATTTATTGGTTCTATTAGCAGGCAGAGAGACTATGATAGAGACAAAGAAGACAGGCATAGACGTCGGTCACGATCTCGTTCAAAGGGTAGATCTGAGCACAGATCAAGGTCACGCTCTAAGAGGTATATTGGGGGTACACCAAATGTCTATCCATACTTAAAActttattcaattttgatcttctgttttctaatttataacTGCCTGTTTGGCATACAATATCTATCTACTTAAAGCAAAAGGATCAGTGGTTTTGATATGGCTCCTCCTGCTTCTGCAATGTTGCctagtgctgctgctgctgctgttgctgctgcaGGTACATGTACCCTCTTATACAACTTAAAATGTCATATTCTCTTAACTGctatctttgtttttgtttgacatAGTGTGGAAAATCCGTATCAAATTACATGGTATCATTTGGTAAGCAGTATTTTGTTCTTTAACTTTGTATATCTAGCTTCTTAAAGCTGTGGTCTCTGAATGGGTTGTACTACGttattattattgcttattTAGTGAAATAATTCTGGAACTGAGagagtttttggtttttcttgtgtttggtgtttgtttgtttgttttgtgtctTGTCTTTTGTTGTAAGAAGGCAATGTTGGGCTACTTGTCCCACTGTGCTGACAATGGGCGTGAGTCAGACTTCTGTAGCTTTTATGTACAAGAAGGAGACAATGCACCGGTTTGATGGTTCTCTTTCGTCTTCAACTGGCAACTATTGCCTGTTTTGGTAGTCTTGCAAATATATCCTCCAGAACTTGAATATGATTTATactttcatttcttttgataaatttattgcCAAAGGTTAGGACTTAGTGGTTCTATTTGAGAATGATGCAGGACTTGATTTTGGTACCCCAACTACATTAGAGTAAGGATTGATTTATGATTGTGtactaatttctttttaattacctTTGCAGGTCAGATTACTGGGACAACTCCTCCCATTCCTGGAATGTTTCCCAACATGTTTCCTTTAGGAACTGGTCAGGTGTGTATCACTCTCATATGTAACTTGTATTCATTTCCATATTCTCATTTGCATTGATTGCATTTCATTTGTTCATTTGCAGCAGTTTGGTGCTCTCCCTGTTATGCCAGTTCAGGCAATGACTCAACAGGTTGGCAGGAATGAAAGAtgtgatttttttgtcttttttttttccattaatttttggATTAATTATATGCTTTATTTTGTGATTTCAGGCTACCAGGCATGCACGGAGGGTCTATGTTGGCGGGCTTCCACCTATAGCTAATGAACAGGTTTTGTTTTGCTTCCATTTTTCCCCTCATCTTTATATAACCTTGTTTGGATACTAATCCCTTAAGCTGTACTGCAGTCTGTGGCTACCTTTTTTAGCCAGGTTATGGCTGCCATTGGAGGGAACACTGCAGGCCCAGGTATGccatattctttttaattttgttttgcagaTACACATAATTAGACTACCTGCATCCTTTCCAGAGTCACTAAATTTTTATCTGGTTTGTTTTGCCAAGGGGATGCTGTTGTTAATGTTTATATAAATCATGAAAAGAAGTTTGCATTTGTGGAGATGAGATCTGTTGAGGAGGCCAGCAATGCAATGGCTTTGGATGGGATTATTTTCGAGGTAATTTTGTTTATctatatcctttttattttgttgtggtCTATGATATTTGCTGTTACATGGTACTGACCTGTTTGAGCTATTTCATTGCAAAACTTTATTTTCCCAGGGAGCACCTGTTAAGGTCAGGAGACCGAGTGACTATAACCCATCTCTGGCCGCAACACTTGGTCCAAGCCAGCCCAATCCCAATCTTAATCTGGCAGCAGTTGGCCTTACTCCTGGTTCTGCTGGTGGACTCGAGGGTCCAGACCGCATTTTTGTGGGTGGACTTCCGTATTACTTCACAGAAGCACAGATCAGGGAGTTGTTGGAGTCTTTTGGAGCCCTCCGTGGTTTTGATCTTGTAAAAGACAGGGAAACTGGGAACTCAAAAGGCTATGCATTTTGTGTTTACCAAGATCTTTCAGTTACAGACATAGCCTGTGCTGCTCTGAATGGAATTAAAATGGGTGATAAAACTCTCACTGTTCGACGTGCCAACCAGGGCACCAACCAGCCTAAACCAGAGC
This window contains:
- the LOC133673030 gene encoding splicing factor U2af large subunit B isoform X4, yielding MTDYEAERYEGNGGADFENQSYGAGGADSSPPPRGADDHSDSKSERGSRDYERESSKSREKERSRDRDRGRDRERDRDKDREKSKDRDRDRDRDKDRHRDRDRDRHRDRTERRERGRDRDGDDYHRSRDYDRQRDYDRDKEDRHRRRSRSRSKGRSEHRSRSRSKSKRISGFDMAPPASAMLPSAAAAAVAAAGQITGTTPPIPGMFPNMFPLGTGQFGALPVMPVQAMTQQATRHARRVYVGGLPPIANEQSVATFFSQVMAAIGGNTAGPGDAVVNVYINHEKKFAFVEMRSVEEASNAMALDGIIFEGAPVKVRRPSDYNPSLAATLGPSQPNPNLNLAAVGLTPGSAGGLEGPDRIFVGGLPYYFTEAQIRELLESFGALRGFDLVKDRETGNSKGYAFCVYQDLSVTDIACAALNGIKMGDKTLTVRRANQGTNQPKPEQENVLLHAQQQIALQRLMLQPPPVVTKVVCLTQVVTVDELKDDDEYEDILEDIRMEAGKFGQLVNVVIPRPRPDGENAPGVGKVFLEYADTEGSSKARAGMNGRKFGGNHVVAVFFPENKFSQGEYDD
- the LOC133673030 gene encoding splicing factor U2af large subunit B isoform X1; the protein is MTDYEAERYEGNGGADFENQSYGAGGADSSPPPRGADDHSDSKSERGSRDYERESSKSREKERSRDRDRGRDRERDRDKDREKSKDRDRDRDRDKDRHRDRDRDRHRDRTERRERGRDRDGDDYHRSRDYDSRQRDYDRDKEDRHRRRSRSRSKGRSEHRSRSRSKSKRISGFDMAPPASAMLPSAAAAAVAAAGQITGTTPPIPGMFPNMFPLGTGQQFGALPVMPVQAMTQQATRHARRVYVGGLPPIANEQSVATFFSQVMAAIGGNTAGPGDAVVNVYINHEKKFAFVEMRSVEEASNAMALDGIIFEGAPVKVRRPSDYNPSLAATLGPSQPNPNLNLAAVGLTPGSAGGLEGPDRIFVGGLPYYFTEAQIRELLESFGALRGFDLVKDRETGNSKGYAFCVYQDLSVTDIACAALNGIKMGDKTLTVRRANQGTNQPKPEQENVLLHAQQQIALQRLMLQPPPVVTKVVCLTQVVTVDELKDDDEYEDILEDIRMEAGKFGQLVNVVIPRPRPDGENAPGVGKVFLEYADTEGSSKARAGMNGRKFGGNHVVAVFFPENKFSQGEYDD
- the LOC133673030 gene encoding splicing factor U2af large subunit B isoform X5, which translates into the protein MTDYEAERYEGNGGADFENQSYGAGGADSSPPPRGADDHSDSKSERGSRDYERESSKSREKERSRDRDRGRDRERDRDKDREKSKDRDRDRDRDKDRHRDRDRDRHRDRTERRERGRDRDGDDYHRSRDYDSRQRDYDRDKEDRHRRRSRSRSKGRSEHRSRSRSKSKRISGFDMAPPASAMLPSAAAAAVAAAGQITGTTPPIPGMFPNMFPLGTGQQFGALPVMPVQAMTQQATRHARRVYVGGLPPIANEQSVATFFSQVMAAIGGNTAGPGDAVVNVYINHEKKFAFVEMRSVEEASNAMALDGIIFEGAPVKVRRPSDYNPSLAATLGPSQPNPNLNLAAVGLTPGSAGGLEGPDRIFVGGLPYYFTEAQIRELLESFGALRGFDLVKDRETGNSKGYAFCVYQDLSVTDIACAALNGIKMGDKTLTVRRANQGTNQPKPEQENVLLHAQQQIALQRLMLQPPPVVTKVVCLTQVVTVDELKDDDEYEDILEDIRMEAGKFAISSPTFCYKESSLTYTDRRLHNPLFIFT
- the LOC133673030 gene encoding splicing factor U2af large subunit B isoform X3: MTDYEAERYEGNGGADFENQSYGAGGADSSPPPRGADDHSDSKSERGSRDYERESSKSREKERSRDRDRGRDRERDRDKDREKSKDRDRDRDRDKDRHRDRDRDRHRDRTERRERGRDRDGDDYHRSRDYDSRQRDYDRDKEDRHRRRSRSRSKGRSEHRSRSRSKSKRISGFDMAPPASAMLPSAAAAAVAAAGQITGTTPPIPGMFPNMFPLGTGQFGALPVMPVQAMTQQATRHARRVYVGGLPPIANEQSVATFFSQVMAAIGGNTAGPGDAVVNVYINHEKKFAFVEMRSVEEASNAMALDGIIFEGAPVKVRRPSDYNPSLAATLGPSQPNPNLNLAAVGLTPGSAGGLEGPDRIFVGGLPYYFTEAQIRELLESFGALRGFDLVKDRETGNSKGYAFCVYQDLSVTDIACAALNGIKMGDKTLTVRRANQGTNQPKPEQENVLLHAQQQIALQRLMLQPPPVVTKVVCLTQVVTVDELKDDDEYEDILEDIRMEAGKFGQLVNVVIPRPRPDGENAPGVGKVFLEYADTEGSSKARAGMNGRKFGGNHVVAVFFPENKFSQGEYDD
- the LOC133673030 gene encoding splicing factor U2af large subunit B isoform X2, with protein sequence MTDYEAERYEGNGGADFENQSYGAGGADSSPPPRGADDHSDSKSERGSRDYERESSKSREKERSRDRDRGRDRERDRDKDREKSKDRDRDRDRDKDRHRDRDRDRHRDRTERRERGRDRDGDDYHRSRDYDRQRDYDRDKEDRHRRRSRSRSKGRSEHRSRSRSKSKRISGFDMAPPASAMLPSAAAAAVAAAGQITGTTPPIPGMFPNMFPLGTGQQFGALPVMPVQAMTQQATRHARRVYVGGLPPIANEQSVATFFSQVMAAIGGNTAGPGDAVVNVYINHEKKFAFVEMRSVEEASNAMALDGIIFEGAPVKVRRPSDYNPSLAATLGPSQPNPNLNLAAVGLTPGSAGGLEGPDRIFVGGLPYYFTEAQIRELLESFGALRGFDLVKDRETGNSKGYAFCVYQDLSVTDIACAALNGIKMGDKTLTVRRANQGTNQPKPEQENVLLHAQQQIALQRLMLQPPPVVTKVVCLTQVVTVDELKDDDEYEDILEDIRMEAGKFGQLVNVVIPRPRPDGENAPGVGKVFLEYADTEGSSKARAGMNGRKFGGNHVVAVFFPENKFSQGEYDD
- the LOC133673030 gene encoding splicing factor U2af large subunit B isoform X7, with the protein product MVLFRLQLATIACFGQITGTTPPIPGMFPNMFPLGTGQFGALPVMPVQAMTQQATRHARRVYVGGLPPIANEQSVATFFSQVMAAIGGNTAGPGDAVVNVYINHEKKFAFVEMRSVEEASNAMALDGIIFEGAPVKVRRPSDYNPSLAATLGPSQPNPNLNLAAVGLTPGSAGGLEGPDRIFVGGLPYYFTEAQIRELLESFGALRGFDLVKDRETGNSKGYAFCVYQDLSVTDIACAALNGIKMGDKTLTVRRANQGTNQPKPEQENVLLHAQQQIALQRLMLQPPPVVTKVVCLTQVVTVDELKDDDEYEDILEDIRMEAGKFGQLVNVVIPRPRPDGENAPGVGKVFLEYADTEGSSKARAGMNGRKFGGNHVVAVFFPENKFSQGEYDD
- the LOC133673030 gene encoding splicing factor U2af large subunit B isoform X6; its protein translation is MVLFRLQLATIACFGQITGTTPPIPGMFPNMFPLGTGQQFGALPVMPVQAMTQQATRHARRVYVGGLPPIANEQSVATFFSQVMAAIGGNTAGPGDAVVNVYINHEKKFAFVEMRSVEEASNAMALDGIIFEGAPVKVRRPSDYNPSLAATLGPSQPNPNLNLAAVGLTPGSAGGLEGPDRIFVGGLPYYFTEAQIRELLESFGALRGFDLVKDRETGNSKGYAFCVYQDLSVTDIACAALNGIKMGDKTLTVRRANQGTNQPKPEQENVLLHAQQQIALQRLMLQPPPVVTKVVCLTQVVTVDELKDDDEYEDILEDIRMEAGKFGQLVNVVIPRPRPDGENAPGVGKVFLEYADTEGSSKARAGMNGRKFGGNHVVAVFFPENKFSQGEYDD